A part of Tachysurus vachellii isolate PV-2020 chromosome 4, HZAU_Pvac_v1, whole genome shotgun sequence genomic DNA contains:
- the rgs8 gene encoding regulator of G-protein signaling 8 isoform X2 codes for MKTRLGCLSNKSDSCSDFSEFFPPGPERSTRYLKLTTDEVSKWADSFDIFLSSKYGLAAFRTFLKTEFSDENIEFWLACEDYKKIKSPAKLVSKANKIYREFIDVQAPKEVNIDFRTREETRQKLLEPTSSSLNEIQTRVFSLMEKDSYPRFLRSKIYQEIVNRTQMHCQRKSV; via the exons ATGAAAACGAGACTTGGATGTCTATCCAATAAATCTGACTCATGCAGCGACTTTTCCGAATTTTTCCCGCCAGGACCAGAAAGATCCACAAGATACCTGAA GTTGACTACAGATGAAGTCTCCAAATGGGCTGATTCGTTTGATATTTTCCTGTCAAGCAAGT ATGGTTTGGCTGCGTTCAGAACATTCCTTAAAACAGAGTTCAGTGACGAGAACATCGAGTTCTGGTTAGCTTGTGAAGACTACAAAAAGATCAAATCACCTGCAAAGCTGGTGTCAAAAGCCAACAAGATCTATAGAGAATTTATTGATGTTCAAGCACCAAAAGAG GTTAACATAGACTTTAGGACCAGGGAAGAGACCAGACAGAAACTTCTGGAACCAACATCCTCCAGTCTCAATGAGATCCAAACCAGGGTCTTCAGCCTCATGGAGAAAGACTCCTATCCTAGGTTTCTTCGATCCAAGATCTATCAAGAGATTGTGAACAGGACACAGATGCACTGTCAGAGAAAATCGGTTTAA